The segment AACTCAGCAGTTTGTTTGGGATAATTTGGGAAAGACAGTAAGAAATTTGGATGAAACAATCATTGAACTCAATGATGTAGTAAAGACTTCTTGGGAGTTGGATAAACAAAGAAAGACTTTGCGTTTTCAAGATGTATTAGAAAAAATTCTTAACAGCATTGTTGATCAAATAGCTAAGGCAGATGCAGAATTTGATGTTAAATTTGAAATGTCAACTGTTTTTTACCCTAAGATTTATTTGGAGAGCATCATTCAAAACCTGGTAACCAACGCTATTAAATACAAAAAGCCTCATGAAAGAGCGATGATCTATTTGAGAAGCTGGGAAAAAAATGGAAGAGGATATTTCTCCATAGAAGACAATGGTATGGGGATAAATTTAGAGAAGTATGGAAGCAGGCTTTTTGGACTGAGAAAGACTTTTCACTCTAATCATGATGCTAGGGGAGTGGGGCTTTTTATTACCAAAGCACAGATCGAATCGCTGGGTGGAAGTATTTTCGTAGAGAGCACCGAAGGAGTAGGAACGAAGTTTATTGTTGATTTTGGCACATTAAAGTTGATAAGTACAGACCATTAATTTATATTAGAATCACATTATGGGTAAGATAAAAAAGGTAGCAGTAATTGATGATGATCAGGTGTTTCAATTGATCATCAAAAAGCAAATCGAAATGAAGAATTTTGATTGCGAAATACTCAATTTTTATAATGGACAAGAGGCTTTTGATTTTTTCAAAGCCAACGTGGGGGAGGATGATAAATTACCTGATTTAGTCATGCTGGATGTGAATATGCCTGTGAAGAATGGCTGGGACTTTTTGCAGGATTATCAAACCCTACCTGTTGAGATGAGAAAGAAAATCAGCCTGTATATGGTGACGTCTTCGGTGATTCAATCAGATATTGACAAGGCCAATGACAATGAAAATATCATTTCATTTGTGAGTAAGCCCATCACCAACGATAAACTAGAAGAGATTTTTACCTAAGTTGACTAGCTCTCTTCGCTGAAATAGAGTGTGTAATAATTTAATTTCTTGTCTGGATCAAATCCCCTGATGATTTGGTCTTTGTTGCCATGGACATAGATGTGGAAATTTTTATCCAGCTTGATGATCGATCGAATAAACCTTTTGGTGTTTTTGATGGCTGGTTTAGAGATGTCAAATTGGTCTACATATAAATCAGGATTTTCTTCCTGCTTTCTTTCCTGAAAGTTTTCAAACTGATCGATCAACTCAGGGCTTTGAAGTACCTTCTCACCAAAATCCTGTTTGTTGAAAAATGGGTTTTGCTTCAGATAATCAATAGATTGATTGACAAAGGCCAATTTTTCAGGCTTCTCATCATGCTGGAAGGTGCCTTGAGCAAACTCCTGTAGGTTGTTGATCAAATTCTGAGTCTGAAAATAATCATCTCTGGTTTTTTCAATCCCCAAAAAGTCTTTTTGCCAATATTGTGCGCTGTTGCTTTTGTTGGTGATATCAACGTGGAGCACTTGGTAGCCATTTTCTTTGTCCGTGTTGAATATCAATACACCTTTGTCTAGTTTATTGATGCTTATTCCTTCATCTGAGATGATGTTGAAATCATTGCCTTGTCCTAGTATTTTGATGTAAGTTTCTTTGTTCTCGACCTTGAACATCCCGATCACTTCTGTGACTTCATCATCCATTACACAGTCTTCAAAATGGCACACCAAGAAATCACCTTCTTTGATATTTTGATTCTGAGATAGGCGAGCCAGTAGAGTTGCCATCTCTACGGATTGATCAAACAAGCTGTCTGGTTGTTCAAAAATCTGATTGACTATTTGGTAGACTTGATGATCATGCTCTTCATTTTCCAAATCAAAATGATACCGTTCTTCTTCTTTAAAAGATTTGAAAAAGTACTTGACCAGTAATTGATTCAAATCCTCATCCAAAGACTCAATTTTACCTGGGGAGGTAATTAATCCTTCGTCAGCAATTTTGTGAATGACGAGTTGGTTGAGTACGACTTCTGAGGAGATGACCATGATTTCACAATTTAATTTGCGAAGATAATCTATGGAGATTACTTTCTGTATGCTCCTGATTTGATGTTTGCGAGCCACTGGCTATTGGCCAAGTACCAATCCACTGTCAAGGCTAAGCCTTCTTCAAATTGAACAGATGGTTTCCAGTCCAACTCTTTGGATATTTTGGTAGAGTCTATGGCATATCTCAGATCATGACCAGCTCGATCAGTTACATAGGTAATGAGCTTTTCGGAAGTCCCTGCGGGTTTTCCCAATTTTTGATCCATGACTTTGCAAAGCAATTTTACGAGATCGATATTTTTCCATTCATTGAATCCCCCGATGTTGTAGGTATCACCCAATTTGCCTTTGTGAAAGACAGCGTCGATAGCAGTCACGTGATCGACTACAAAAAGCCAGTCTCTCACATTGACTCCTGCGCCATAGATTGGGAGAGGCTTCTCTTCCAAAATGTTTTGTATGCACACTGGAATCAACTTTTCAGGAAATTGGTTGGGACCATAATTGTTCGAGCAGTTGGAAACTACCACTGGCAATTTATAGGTGTTTTGATAGGCTCGGACAAAGTGATCCGAACTTGCTTTAGAGGCTGAATAGGGTGATTGTGGGTCGTATGGTGTAGTTTCCAAGAAGAATTCACCATCTTCTAATGAGCCATATACTTCGTCGGTAGATACGTGGTAAAACAACTTGTCTGTGAAGTCTCCTTTCCAATGATTTTTGGCAGCATTGAGTAAGTTGACCGTGCCAATTACGTTGGTATGTACAAATGCCAAAGGGTCTTCGATAGAGCGGTCTACATGAGATTCAGCAGCGAGGTGAATCACCGAATTGATATTTTCTTCTTTAAAAATGCGATCTATATGATTCGCATCACAAATATCTCCTTGAATGAACTTGTAGTTAGGAGCAGAAATATCTATTAAGTTTTCTTTATTGCCTGCATAGGTCAACATATCTAGGTTGACAATGTTGTACTGTGGGTATTTGTTGACAAAATACCTCACTACATGCGAACCAATAAAACCCGCACCTCCAGTTATTAAAATATTCTTTTTTGCACTCATCGTTCTAATGTTTTTTGCCAATTCCATGAATCTATCAATGCATCTTCCATGGTTAACTCACTTTCCCAGTTCAAGAGTTGTTTTGCTTTGGTAGCATTGGCATAAACTGCTTCCACATCACCAGCTCTTTTTGGTCCTATTTCGTAATTTAAATTCACGCCCGTAGCTTGTTCAAAAGTCTGTACAAGCTGAAGAACACTGTATCCCACACCTGTTCCTATGTTGATTGCTGTACATGTGGGTTGTGTTTGTTTAAACAGGTATTCAAAGGCTTTGACATGGGCTTTGGCCAAATCTACTACATGGATATAATCTCGAATGCAGCTACCATCTACTGTGTTATAGTCGTTTCCAAATACAGTTAACTTCTCGCGGAGACCACATGCAGTTTGTGTGATGAATGGAACCAAATTGCCAGGTACGCCAAGGGGTAGTTCTCCAATCAAAGAAGAAGAGTGAGCGCCTATTGGATTAAAGTATCTCAATAAGATGCTTTTATAATTTTTTTGAGATTTAATAAAGTCCTGAATTATAGTTTCACAAAAGATCTTAGTGGATCCATATGGAGACTCAGCTTGCTTTATTGCTGCATTTTCGTCAACAGGTAACATGTCGGGTTCTCCATACACGGTACAGGATGATGAAAACACGAGGTTTTGGCAATTATACTTATTAGAAACTTCTAATACGGACAGTAAACTATTGATATTGTTATTGTAGTATTTCAATGGAGCTGATACTGATTCTCCTACTGCTTTGTTCGCAGCAAAATGAATGACTCCCTCGATTTTATGTTCTTGAAATACTTGTTCAAGAACATCCTTATTCGCACAGTCTGCTTGGTAGAACGGGAACTTTGCGCCTGTAATTTCCTCAAGACGATCCTTGATCCAGATTTCTGAATTGTCAAGATTGTCTATAATAATAGGTTGTAGGCCAGCTTGAATGAGTTCCACGCAGGTATGGGATCCTATATATCCCATACCTCCGGTCACTAATATATTCTTCATGTTTAGTTTTTGACGGTTGCTCTTCCTATACTATAGTAGGTGAAGCCATTTTCTGCCATGGTTTCAGTATTGTATAGATTACGACCATCAAAGATCACATTGTCCTTGAGCGAGGATTTGAGTCTGTCAAACTCAGGAGTTCTGAATACTGGCCATTCTGTCATGATTAATAGAGCGTCTGCACCTTCTGCTGCATCGTATTCATCTTTGCAGAATTCGATACTATCACCAAACTGCTCTTTTACGTTCTCCATGGCTTCTGGATCGTAAGTTTTTATTTTTACACCTGCCTCTAATAGTATCTTGATATTGATCAACGCTGGTGCCTCACGTATGTCATCCGTATATGGTTTGAATGCCAATCCCCAAATGGCGAATGTTTTGCCCTTAAGGTTGTCTCCATAATGCTCTTTCAATCTGTCAATCAATTTGGTTTTCTGTGTCTCGTTTTTAGACATTACCGCATTGAGTATTTCGAAGTTGTAGTTGACTTCTCTGGCTGATTTAGCCAAGGCTTGTACGTCTTTAGGGAAACAGCTGCCACCATATCCAATGCCTGCAAAAAGGAATCTTTTCCCAATTCTGGAGTCAGTACCTACACCTTTTCTCACCATATCTACATCCGCACCTACTAGTTCGCACATGTTGGCGATCTCGTTCATGAATGTGATTTTAGTTGCTAGGAATGAATTGGCTGCATATTTTGTTAATTCTGCAGATTTTTCATCCATGGTTATGATTGGGTTTCCTTGACGTACCAATGGTGCATATAGCTCTTCCATGATTTTTTTAGCCTTCTCAGACCTGGTTCCAATGACCACTCTGTCTGGCTTCATGAAGTCATCTACAGCCACACCTTCTCTAAGGAACTCTGGGTTTGAAACTACGCTAAACTCTACTTTGGCATGTTCTGCAATCTTTGCAGTGACTCGGTCTGCTGTTCCGACAGGGACAGTGCTTTTGTCTACTATGACAGTGTATTGCTCCAAAAGTGGACCCAATTCTTCAGCAACTCCCAATATGTATCTTAAATC is part of the Reichenbachiella agarivorans genome and harbors:
- a CDS encoding UDP-glucose dehydrogenase family protein, which gives rise to MKIAVVGTGYVGLVTGTCFAETGNHVTCIDIDVKKVEKLKNKIMPIYEPGLDVLFERNIKQGRLDFTTNLKEGIKGAKIIFLALPTPPGEDGSADLRYILGVAEELGPLLEQYTVIVDKSTVPVGTADRVTAKIAEHAKVEFSVVSNPEFLREGVAVDDFMKPDRVVIGTRSEKAKKIMEELYAPLVRQGNPIITMDEKSAELTKYAANSFLATKITFMNEIANMCELVGADVDMVRKGVGTDSRIGKRFLFAGIGYGGSCFPKDVQALAKSAREVNYNFEILNAVMSKNETQKTKLIDRLKEHYGDNLKGKTFAIWGLAFKPYTDDIREAPALINIKILLEAGVKIKTYDPEAMENVKEQFGDSIEFCKDEYDAAEGADALLIMTEWPVFRTPEFDRLKSSLKDNVIFDGRNLYNTETMAENGFTYYSIGRATVKN
- the galE gene encoding UDP-glucose 4-epimerase GalE; translated protein: MKNILVTGGMGYIGSHTCVELIQAGLQPIIIDNLDNSEIWIKDRLEEITGAKFPFYQADCANKDVLEQVFQEHKIEGVIHFAANKAVGESVSAPLKYYNNNINSLLSVLEVSNKYNCQNLVFSSSCTVYGEPDMLPVDENAAIKQAESPYGSTKIFCETIIQDFIKSQKNYKSILLRYFNPIGAHSSSLIGELPLGVPGNLVPFITQTACGLREKLTVFGNDYNTVDGSCIRDYIHVVDLAKAHVKAFEYLFKQTQPTCTAINIGTGVGYSVLQLVQTFEQATGVNLNYEIGPKRAGDVEAVYANATKAKQLLNWESELTMEDALIDSWNWQKTLER
- the rfbB gene encoding dTDP-glucose 4,6-dehydratase — translated: MSAKKNILITGGAGFIGSHVVRYFVNKYPQYNIVNLDMLTYAGNKENLIDISAPNYKFIQGDICDANHIDRIFKEENINSVIHLAAESHVDRSIEDPLAFVHTNVIGTVNLLNAAKNHWKGDFTDKLFYHVSTDEVYGSLEDGEFFLETTPYDPQSPYSASKASSDHFVRAYQNTYKLPVVVSNCSNNYGPNQFPEKLIPVCIQNILEEKPLPIYGAGVNVRDWLFVVDHVTAIDAVFHKGKLGDTYNIGGFNEWKNIDLVKLLCKVMDQKLGKPAGTSEKLITYVTDRAGHDLRYAIDSTKISKELDWKPSVQFEEGLALTVDWYLANSQWLANIKSGAYRK
- a CDS encoding response regulator; translated protein: MGKIKKVAVIDDDQVFQLIIKKQIEMKNFDCEILNFYNGQEAFDFFKANVGEDDKLPDLVMLDVNMPVKNGWDFLQDYQTLPVEMRKKISLYMVTSSVIQSDIDKANDNENIISFVSKPITNDKLEEIFT
- a CDS encoding nucleoid-associated protein, whose amino-acid sequence is MVISSEVVLNQLVIHKIADEGLITSPGKIESLDEDLNQLLVKYFFKSFKEEERYHFDLENEEHDHQVYQIVNQIFEQPDSLFDQSVEMATLLARLSQNQNIKEGDFLVCHFEDCVMDDEVTEVIGMFKVENKETYIKILGQGNDFNIISDEGISINKLDKGVLIFNTDKENGYQVLHVDITNKSNSAQYWQKDFLGIEKTRDDYFQTQNLINNLQEFAQGTFQHDEKPEKLAFVNQSIDYLKQNPFFNKQDFGEKVLQSPELIDQFENFQERKQEENPDLYVDQFDISKPAIKNTKRFIRSIIKLDKNFHIYVHGNKDQIIRGFDPDKKLNYYTLYFSEES